CCGGCCTGACCCGCTCTATCGGTCTCGATATCGTGTTCCAGCAGGTCATCCCGCTTCGGGCAGCGCGGCCCGCGACATTGCTCGGCGCCGGGCAGGTCGAGGCGCTTGCTACAAAAGTGCATGAGGGGGGTTGATGTCGTCGTCGACACGCGGCCTTCCCCCGTGCAGCAGCGCAATCTTGAAAAAGCGCTGAACTGCAAGGTGATTGATCGGACGAGACTGATCCTCGATATATTCGGCGCGCGCGGCGACGCGGGAAGGTGTGCTCCAGGTTGAGCTGGCCCATCTCGCTTATCAGAAATCCCGTCTTGTCAGATTATGGACCCATCTTGAACGCCAGCGCGGCGGGTTCGGCTTTTTGGGCGGGCCGGGTGAAACGCAGATGGAAGCCGACCGCCGTATGTTAAGTGAGCGGATGGTCAAGCTCAAGAAAGAGTTGGATCAGATGCGGTGGACGCGTGGGCTGCATCGCGCGGCCCGCCAGCGAGTGCCTTTCCCGGTCGTGGCCTTTGTGGGTTACACCAATGCTGGCAAGTCGACGCTGTTCAACGCGTTGACAGGGGCCGATGTCCAGGCGGAAGACCAGCTTTTCGCGACGCTCGACCCGACAATGCGTTCGGTCACGCTGCCCTCCGGGCGTCGGATCATCCTTTCTGACACAGTCGGGTTTATCAGTGACCTCCCGACGGAGTTCATTGTCGCCTTCCGCGCGACGCTTGAGGAAGTGGCCGAGGCGGATGTCATTGTGCACGTGCGCAATGTGGCGCATCCCGATAGCGACGCCCAGCGTGAAGATGTCATTCAGGTTCTGAATAATCTGGTGTGGGATGGGGTCTTGGATGAGACATGACCTGAGCGTGTGGTCGAAGTCCTGAACAAATCCCATATTCTCGGCGGCGTCCGGCATGTGGCGCATGTTGGCGGGGCCGTGCCCGTGTCAGCACTGACGCAGGAGGGCTTGCCCGATCTGTTGAGCGCCATCGATGCGCAACTGACAGCGCATTTGCCCGTCATCCACGTCAAACTCAGCATCCAGGATGGTGCCGCCATGGCGTGGCTCTATGAATATGGCGATGTCATTGAAAGAACGGATGAAGAAGCGGTTATTCACCTGACGGTTCACCTCTCCGATAATGACCTCAAACGGTTTGAACGAAGCTTTCCCGAGTATCTCAATCTGATTGCCTGACTCGACGTCACCGGAGGGGGAAGACGCTGGCATGAATGAGGAAACGCCCCTCTCATCCTCATATCTCAAAAAACTCGTCACAGCCTGCATCGGGATTGCGGGAGACGTGTCGCAAGATCTCATCATGCCGGACTTTGGGCGCCTCCGGCCGGATCAGATCCGCGTCAAATCAACGCCGCGTGATTTTGTAACGGAAATTGATGAGCAAGCGGAAGCCTATATTGAAGCGCGCCTTCGTCAACTGGTCCCCCATGCATTGATTGTGGAGGAGGGGGCGGTGGCAAAAATCCCGAACTCGTAAATGAGCTGGCCCATGCATCCCTTGCCTTCACGATTGACCCGATCGACGGCACCGTCAATTACGTTGAGGGGGTCGCGGCATTTGGCGTCATGATTGCCGTCATCTCACATGCGGCGTCGGTTGCTTCTATTATTTTTAATCCGGTCTCCGCGGAAAATTATCCTGGTCCCTGTACGTCGTCAATCTGACGGAGAAAGCTGCTTATATCACTTTGGCTTTCGAGCGTTTATGGGATCTGAGATGTGCATCCATCGAATATATGATGGCCGCCTCGGGACATGTGCATATTTTATATTATCGGAAGGTCATGCCGTGGGATCACTGCCCCGGATATGTCCTCCTGACAGAGGCGGGTGGTTATGGCGCCCTTCACCATGGTGCAGCTTACCGCATCGGGCACAAGGCATCCGGCCTGCTTTATGCGCCGGATCAACATGTGTGGCATGAGGTCACTTCAGCCTTGGGTTTGCACGAAAGGTGACGTGCTTGACTTGAAGGATTTTTCGGCGGTGAATACATCTTGATAAACCAGATAATGGTTTAAACGGGGGTACGAAAATGCCAGTACAAGATCCTGTCTTATACGCCGTATGTGATGGTGAAAAAGCGCGTTTCATGCGCTATGACGGTCATCAGATGCGGACAATCCACCGACTGGACGCGCACCATCACCCTGACGAAGATGGCCTGCTGACCACGTCGATCAAAGAGCCGAAATCCGACCCGAAAGAGCTGACGAAGGAGCGTTTTGCACGCACCATCGCCGCGGAGATTGAGAAAGTCCTCGCGCAGAACGCCGCGCTCAAGGGCCTCGTCCTCGCCGCTTCGCCCCATGTGCTTCACGATTTGCGGGTCATGCTGTCAAAGGCGACGATGAAAAAAATAGTGAAGACGGAGAGCAAGGATCTCACCAATATCCCCGACCACGAAATGTTTTCTCATTTTGACCGCCCGGCAACGGGTTGGCCGCAATTGCCGCGCTAAACATATATTCGGCGCGAGGGATGTTTGCCCTCGCGCCTCTACCCTCTTCAAACGGCCAGGAGAGCCTTGTCAGATTGCTCCGCGATAATGTCATGCTGGCGTGCACGGGGAGGCCCTTAACCTCCACATGAACGCCGCGCGCCTGTAATTTGCTGACAATTTTCTCCAGTTTGGCGACGGCTGTGATGTCCTAGAATGTCCCCCGGTCCACATCAATCACGATCTTCTTCGCGGATGTCTGGAAATCAACCGCGTCGAAAAGCATGTCGGATGACGCGAAGAAGATCTGCCCTGAGATCCTGTAAATCTCTTCATCACCCTCGCGCTCATGCTTGATGCTGAGCATATTCGTCGCCCGCCAGGCAAAGAACACGCCGCTGAGCAGAACGCCCGCGACAACGCCCGCAGCGAGGTCCTGCGTGCTGACGGTCACGAGCACCGTGACGATCATTACCACAGTCGATAATTTGGGATGGCGCAGCAGATCCCGCAGGGATCCCCAGGCAAAGGTGCTGACGGAAACCATAATCATAATCGCTACAAGCGCGGCAAGCGGCACAAGGGCGAACCAGCGATGCAGCACATCCATCAGGAGAAGCAGAAACGCACCGGCTGCGAAAGTTGAGAGGCGTCCACGCCCGCCATAACGCAGGTTACCGACCGGCTGACCCACCATGCCGCACCCGCCAATGCCACCGAAAACCGCGACAAGCATGTTGGAGATCCCGAGCCCCGTGCACTCCATCCGCTGATTACCGTGCGTGTCCGTATGCTCATCCACCACGCCGGCGGTCATGAGTGACTCAAGCAGGCCGACAGCGGCCATGGCCAGCGCATAGGGGAAGATGATTTCAAGCGTCTCAATATTAAACGGAACATGCGGCCATGTCAGTTGCGGGAGCCCGTTTGGCAGGGTACCGAGATCAGCAACCGTGCGGACCGGCATCGGATAAAAAACAGTGATCAGCGTCAGAACGATGATGCAGATCAGGAGAGAGGGAATCATCGTGAATATGTGCGGCACGAGATAGATGATGGCCAGCCCGATCGCGATCAGCGCATACGTATACCAGGTGACATGCAGCATTTGCGGCACCTGCGCTGAAAAAATGAGGATGGCCAGCGCATTGACA
This DNA window, taken from Acetobacteraceae bacterium, encodes the following:
- a CDS encoding inositol monophosphatase family protein produces the protein MAFERLWDLRCASIEYMMAASGHVHILYYRKVMPWDHCPGYVLLTEAGGYGALHHGAAYRIGHKASGLLYAPDQHVWHEVTSALGLHER
- a CDS encoding host attachment protein — protein: MPVQDPVLYAVCDGEKARFMRYDGHQMRTIHRLDAHHHPDEDGLLTTSIKEPKSDPKELTKERFARTIAAEIEKVLAQNAALKGLVLAASPHVLHDLRVMLSKATMKKIVKTESKDLTNIPDHEMFSHFDRPATGWPQLPR